Within the Pseudomonas orientalis genome, the region CCTGGGTTGAAGGACCACTGCGACGGTGCGTGACTGTCGATGGCCTCGGCCAGGGTCTGATCGTCGGCCGTCTTGCCGTAAGCGGCGCCCAGTGAGGCCTGCGTGAACGGCCAACGCTCGGCGTCGGCCTGCATGATCCCGGCCAGCATCGATTGCACATGGGCCTGCGCCGCCGCCAGATCGCGATTGTGTTCCAACGCTTGCTGCACCAGCGCATCGAGCCTGGGGTCGTTGTACAACTGCCACCAACGGTCGGGCAGCGCCTGGGCCGATACGCCTTGCGGCAGGCGGCTCAAGGCATCGATTCGCTGGGGATGCGATTGCGCCGGCGTATGGGCGATCCAGGAAGAACACCCCGCCAACCAGACAACCGCCGCGCCCAGGAGCGAAAGACGGCAGTGCCGCGCGGAAAAAGAAGGCGAACCCATCGCAGAAATCCAGAGTGCTAAGTAGAGACGCAGGTTAAGAGAGCGCAGCGCTGCGCATCTCCCGAGTTCCAGACAACCATCGTTTCGATTGGGACAACCTGCGTGCCACCGTTGAATCCTGAGCAACCGTCGGCCGCGCAGACGCAAACATGGCCCTGCGCAGCCGCGGGCCATGTCCAGTGGGAGGGGGGTGAACGCCGGGTGCGGCTCAGACCAGACGGCAGTTGCTCGGTGTATAACCCATGGTGCGTTTGAACATCGCGGTAAAAGCGCTCGGGCTTTGGTAACCATGCTCCAGCGCCACTTCCAGAATGGACACACCGCAGGCAAGGCGCTGCATGCTCAGCAGCAGCCGTGTACGCTTGCGCCACTCGCCGTAGCTCATGCCCAACTCTTTCTGGAACAGCCGAGCGAGGGTGCGCGAACTCATATTGAGTTGCACCGCCCAGCTCTCCAGTTTCGATTCCTGTGAAGGGTTGTCGATAAAGTCGGCGCACAGCGACTTGAGCCGCGGCTCATCCGGAATCGGCACATGGGCCAAGACCCTTGGCGCCCTGTCGAGTTCGGAGAAGATCAGGTCGACAATCTGCACATGACGCACCACGGCCGGCTCGCTGTCGGGCGTTTCGGCCGCAGCGATGATCAGCTCACGCAGCAGTGGCGACACGCGGATGACGTGGCACTCCTCGGTCAAGGCGCGGTGGGCGCCGGGGGTGATCAGCAAGGTGCGCATGCGCACCTCGCCGGTCATGCGGATCTGGTGCTCCTGCCCCGAAGGTACCCACAGCGCGTGGCCGGAGAGCACCACCCATGTGGTGCCCACCACCGATACCAGCATCACGCCGTTGATGGCATACACCAACTGGCCTTCTTCATGTCGATGCGAAGCAACGATGTCACCGTGGCCATAGTTACCGGTGAGCGCCGCCAATGCGGTATGTGCATTCATCTCAGGAAGGCACCGCCGCACTCATCACGCTGAGCAGGCCCAGACGCGATGCGCGATTGACGGCACTCGTCACCCCCTTGAGGGACTCGGCAGTAAACCCCACCTCGATTTCCTTGCAACCCACCCTGGCCAGTAGATAGAAGAAGCGATGCTTGCGCTCGGCATTCATGGGTTCGATCAGCGCCTGGTTGCCATCATGCATATCGATACTGCACAAGGTCGGTGCCGCAGCCTGCACGACATGGGGCCATTGGCGGTCCGGCAGATCGACGGTGGTGAAATGGCGGTATTTGCTGGAAGGATCCTTGAGCATCATGTGGCTTCTCCTTTTTAGACTGATCGTCGGTTGCCTAGGCAGACTTGCTGACCACGCTCGACATTGGATCCAATACTAAACAAAGAAAGCTTGGCATGAATTGCGTATTTGAGTCGACAACGTGAAGAAAAATACATAAAAAAACCAATATCTATAAAAATATTGGTAGATTCCTTCAGCTTGGCTACTTTAATAGCAATAACCTGGATGGGACGGGAGAGACGCGAGAGAAAAGGAAGGTTTACGGCTGACCAGCGAGATGAATTGATCACGACGCAAGCCGCTTCTATATGGGAATACCAGAATGACAGGCAAAAAAAAACCCGGAAATCCTCACTTGCGTGGGCCTTCCGGATTTTCTAAACCGCCAAAAATGGTGGGTCGTGTGGGATTCGAACCTACGACCAATTGGTTAAAAGCCAACTGCTCTACCAACTGAGCTAACGACCCGCTGTGTGGTGGCGCGTATAATACTGATTTCTAAGGATTATTCAACACCTTATTTGAAATAAATCAGAAAAAACGCATTGAAGACAAAAATGGTTCGGTTTGAAGGCCTTCCATAGGCGTCTCATCAGCCGTATCAGCGACCCGGCTCGTCATTCCACAGGTATTTGTGCAACTGCAATTGCAGACGCACCGGCAGGTTATCCGCCACTACCCAGTCCGCCAGATCGCGGGCGTTGAGGTCGTGATGACTCGGGGAAAACAACACCTCCCCCGCTCGACGCTCAAGGCCGAACTGGATCAGCTTGGAAGTCGCCCAGTCATAATCGTCGCGAGAGCAAATGACGAACTTGACCTGATCGTTCGCCGTCAGCAAGTCCATGTTCTCGTAGCGATTGCGATGGGCTTCCTTGGAGTCGGGGGTCTTCAGATCGACTACTCGGCTGACTCGCGGATCGACCGCAGAGATATCCAAGGCGCCACTGGTTTCCAGGGAGACCTCGTAACCGGCATCACACAACTGCTTGAGCAAGGGGATGGCATTGGGTTGCGCCAACGGCTCGCCGCCCGTTACACAGACGTAGCGCGGCCGGTAACCGGCAACCTGCTCGAGGATGTCATCCAGGGTGCGTACGGTGCCGCCGCTGAAGGCATAGGCGCTGTCACAGTATTGGCAACGCAAGGGGCAGCCGGTGAGCCGTACGAATACGGTGGGCAGGCCGGCAGTGCGCGTTTCACCCTGCAACGAGTAAAAAACTTCGGTAATACGTAATGTGTCTTGCATAGTCGCCACGGGCGTAACAGCTAAACAGGCTGTCCGCCTCCGTCAGGCACTTCAAGGGATTGCGCCAACGCGTCAACCCCAGGAAGCGTGTTTCATAAAAGGGCGTGGATTCTAACGAAAAAACCCGCGCCAGGCGCGGGTTTCTTCTAAACGGGCTGCATTGCCTACAAGCGTTGCAGATCCCGCTGGGCCAACTGCGCGGCGGAGGTGCCCGGATACTGGGCAACCACCTGCTGCAGAATGCCTTTGACCTTGTCGGTATGACCCAGGCGGCGTTCTACGTCAGCCAGCTTGTACAGCGAGTCAGGCACCTTGGCATGCTTGGGGTACAGCTGGCTGACCTTGGCAAACGCCTGGCCCGCCCCCTGCAAATCACCTTTTGCCAGGTTGACCTCACCCAACCAGTACTGGGCATTGCCCGCGTACTGGCTGTTCGGGTACTTGCGCAGGAACGCGGTAAAGGCCTGGCTGGCTTTATCGAAGTCCTTGGCCTTGATCAGGTCGAAGGCTGCATCGTAATACAGTTTTTCCTTCGCCGGATCGCCCGGTTCGCTGCTCGCGGCAGGGGCAGTTGCTGCGGCCCCCGCTGCTGCGCCACCGGCAGCGGCACCACCGATAGCGGCACTGGGCGCGCCACCGGCAGAAGAATTATCAGGAGTAGCGGCAGGTGCAACACCGGCTCCAATACGTCGATCAAGATCCTGGTAACGCTCCAGGCCTTCTTGCTTGAGCTGGTTTACTTGATTCTGCAGAACTTCAATGGCGCCTTGTTGCTGGGCCAATTGATCCTGCATGCGTTGCAGCTGGTTGAACAGCTCGCCCTGTGCCGAGGGCGCGGCCGTAGCCGCCCCCCCAGCATAGGCGCCGTTCGTGCCATAACCTGCTGGCGGATAACTGCTGCCGCTATTGTTATAGCCAGAGTTGCTATCCGTTACAGGAACCGCAGCCCACACCGCAAGCGGTGCGAGGCTGAGAGCCAATACAGTCAGAGCACGACGGCACGTTCGCATGACGAATTACTTACGCAGTTCGACGCGACGGTTCTGAGCCCACGACTGCTCGTCGTTGCCAGTTGCAACTGGACGCTCTTTACCGTAGGAAACCAGTTCCAGTTGGCCTGGAGCAACACCTTGCAGTACCAGGTAGCGCTGAACGGCTTTCGCACGACGCTCGCCCAGAGCCATGTTGTACTCACGAGTACCACGGGCGTCAGTGTTACCTTCCAGAACAACGCGAGCGCCGTTAGCTTTCAGGTCCTTGGCGTGAACGTCCAGAGCGCGCATGGCTTCTGGCTTCAGGTCCGAACTGTCGTATTCGAAGTAGAAAGTGGTGATCGCGCGCAGAGCAGCTTCTTCGCTCAGGGAGCCGTCGACTGCACCAGTGTTAGCGCCGTAACCAGCGTTTGGATCAACAGCTGCGCCTTCACCGGCATTGTCGCCGCCTTTAGAGGAGCAACCAACGGCTACGGACAGAGCCAGAGCCAGAGCAGCAAACTTACCAAACTTCAGCATTTCCATCGTGAAACTCCTAATGAACCCCAGTGTGTTAAGTACTTCTTTTTGTAGCGCCGCGTCAGTTCAGGTAAGGGGACCAGGATGGTTCTCTGACTTCGCCTTGTGCGGTAGGAAGCGGGAGCCTTACGCGTCCGTTGATGGACACGAGCATCAAGACTCCCCGGCCCTGCTGGCGGGTGGCGTAGATTACCATGGTGCCGTTGGGCGCAACAGTGGCTGACTCATCAAGGTTGGTATCTGTAAGGATTTTCACGGTTCCGCGCTGCAAATCCTGGGCCGCAACCCGGAAATTAGTGAAACCATCCTGACGGTGAATCATTACCAACGTCTTTTCATCGGCCGAAAGCTTGGGATTGGCGTTGTAGTTACCGATAAAGGTCACACGTTCCGCGCCGCCACCGTTCACATTTGCCTTGTAGACCTGAGGCTTGCCGCCACGGTCAGAGGTGAAGTAGATGGTCGAACCATCTTTACCCCAGAACGGTTCGGTGTTGATACCCGGGCCGCTGGTCACACGCGAGAGCTGACGCGAGGCCATGTTCATCACGTAGATATCCGGGTTGCCGTCCTTGGACAGCACGAATGCCAGGCGCGAACCATCCGGCGACCAGGCCGGTGCACCGTTGAGGCCTTCGAAGTTGGTGATCTGCTCGCGACGGCCGGTATCAATGTGCTGGACGAAGATACGTGGACGCTTCTGTTCGAACGATACGTAGGCAATACGCTTGCCGTCCGGCGCGAAGCGCGGCGACAGGATGGGCTCACGGGACTGCAGCAAGGTCACTGCACGCGCACCGTCGTAGTCCGAACGCTGCAGGGTGTAGCGAGTGTTGTCGACAGAGAAACGCTCAGCGGTCACATACAACAGGCGCGTGGAGAACGCCCCCTTGATACCGGTGAGTTTTTCAAACGACTGGTCCGAAATGTAGTGGGCCATGTCACGCAGTTGTTCAGCGGTGCCGGAGACATTGCCGGTCAGGACCTGCTGCTCGGTGGCCACGTTGAACAAGGTGTAGGTGATTTGCAGGCGACCGCCGGCCGGCGTGATGTTGCCGACCATCAGGTACTGCGCGCCCACCGCTTTCCAGTCACGGAACACGACTTCGCTGGCCTGGTTGGGCTGGCTGATCATGTTGCCTTTTGGAATCGGTGCGTAGTAGCCGGAGTTGCGCAGGTCGTCGCTGACGATCTGGGCCATGTCATCCGGCAGCACGCTGCCGCCCTGCCAGCCGAACGGTACTACCGCGATCGGGGTGGCCCGATCGCTGCCGCTGGTAACCAGGATGTTCTTTTCATCCGCCGCCGCTATCCCTGCCATACAGCAAATAACGACAAGCATTCCTCGAAGAAGGTTTCTCACAAGGCTAGATCCTCAGGTGTGAATGTCATCTTGAATGAACGATAGGGAGCGAAGTCGCTTGGTTTCATTCCCTGCATCTCGGTCAACCGGCCAATATTCTTGACTGCGGCAACCGCCGAACTGTCGAACGAACCGTCACCACTGGACTTGGCCACGCTGACCGAAGTCACCGTACCGTCCGGCAACATGCCGATCTGCAGCACTACTGTCATGCCTTTACGTGCCGAAGGTGGACGTGTCCAGCCTTCCGCTGCCCGCGCCCGGATCAGGTCGTCAAAACTGCCCGCGACTTCATCGCCACGTTCATCGGCCAAGGCTTGCTGACGCTGCGGCGTGTCGGAAAGCAAATCTGCCAGGGCCTGGGCCTTTTTCTCTTCGGCGGATTTACGGGCTGCTTCCTGGGCCTTTTTCTTGGAGGCGTCGGCGGCAGCTTTCTTCTTCGCGTCGTCGGCGACTTTCTTCTTCGCCTCGTCTGCTTCAGCTTTTTTCTTGGCGTCTTCGGCGGCTTTCTTCTTCGCGTCTTCGACGATCTTTTTCTTGGCTTCCTCAGCGGCCTTTTTCTTGGCCTCTTCTTCGGCAGCTTTCTTGGCTTCTTCCTCGGACTTCTTCTTGGCTATATCAGCCAATTGTTTCTCTTCGGCCTTTTTGGCTTCGGCAGCTTTCTCGGACTTCTTGGCTTCATCAGCCTTTTTCGCCTCGTCGGCTTTCTTCGCTTCGTCAGCCTTTTTCGATTCCTCGGCCTTTTGAGCCGCCTCTTCTTTCTTTTGTTCCGCAGCAGCCTTCACCGCTTCCTGCTCGACCTTCTTCTGTTCCATCTGCTCGACTTCGGTCTGGCGCGCAGCCGACTTCTGGGCCTCACCCGCAATCTTCTGATTGGTCTGGGTGGTGGCCTGACTTTTCGATTTCAGCTGATACAGGGTCGCCTGCACGATCGGCTTGGCTGGCGGCAGGTCCGGGGTCATGGCAAAGCTGACAAACAGCATGCCGAACACCAGGACGTGCAGGGCAATTGCCCAGACGCTAGGCCAGAAGAAGCTTTCCGAGGCGGACGGCTCTCGCTGTTGCTGCATCAGGGCGCCTCGGTAATCAAGCCAACGTTACCCACGCCGGCCTTCTGCAGCCCGCCCATGGCGCCCATGACGGAACCGTAGTCGACCGACTTGTCACCGCGAATGAACACCTGGGTGTGCTTGCCGCCTTCGTTGCCGGAGCGAATGATCTTGGTCACGGCATCGGTCATCGCCGGCAAGGTCAGCGCCTTGTCCTGCTGCTTCTGTGTGTCGACTTCGCTGCCAAGGTTCCAGTAGTAGGTCTTGTCAGCCTTGATCGAAATGGTCAGGACCTGAGTGTTGTTGTCCTGCGGCAAGGCTTCACTGGAAACCTTGGGCAGATCAACCTTCACGCCCTGGTTGAGCATCGGCGCGGTCACCATGAAGATAACCAGCAGCACCAGCATCACGTCGATGTAGGGCACTACGTTCATCTCGGCGACCGGCTTGCGCTTTTTGCGAGCTCGAGCGATTAAAGCCATTGGGAATTACCTGCTTATTCTTCGCTGGTGTGCACTTTACGGTGCAGGATCGCCTGGAATTCATCGGCGAAGGTGTAGTAACGACCGATCAAGGTTTCGCTGGTGGCGGCAAAACGGTTGTAGGCGATTACTGCGGGGATAGCGGCGAACAGGCCGATCGCGGTGGCGATCAGGGCTTCGGCAATGCCCGGGGCTACAGTAGCCAGGGTCGCCTGCTGGGCCTGGGCCAGACCCCGGAAGGAGTTCATGATGCCCCATACGGTACCGAACAGGCCGATGTACGGGCTGACGGAGCCGACAGTCGCCAGGAACGGCAGGCTTTGCTCCAGCTTCTCTTCTTCGCGGGAGATGGCCACGCGCATGGCTCGGGCCACGCCTTCCATCACGGCTTCCGGGTCAACGCCCGGCTGCTGGCGCAGACGCGAGAATTCCTTGAAGCCGGCGCGGAAGATTTGCTCGACGCCCGAATCCGGGTCCGGATTGCTGCCGGCCTGGCGATACAGCTTGGACAGGTCGATACCCGACCAGAAGCGCTCCTCGAAGCTCTCCAGGGCGCGTCGACCGGCACGCAGCAGGTTGCTGCGCTGAAAAATCATGACCCAAGAGGTAACCGATGCGGCTACCAGGGTCAGCATGACCAGTTGCACCACGATACTGGCATTACTGACCAGGCTCCACATCGAGGAATGGTCGACGACGGTAGGTTCCACGCTAAATCTCCTGCTTTGATTGTTTACCCGCGCCGCTCACGGCAGCAAAGGCTGCACGTAGAGTTTCGGGAATGGCCCGAGGTTTCAAACTGTTGGTGCGTACACACGCCACCAGGAACTGCCCCTCACAGAGCAGCGTTGCATCCGTAGCCCGCCTGACCTGCTGCTTGAATCGCAGGCTGGCACGGTTCAATTCGATGACTTCAGCGCTGACCAACAACTCATCGTCCAGTCGCGCCGGTGCGTGGTAACGCGCCTCGCTGGAATGCACGACGAATAACAGGTCCTCCCCGGCCAGCGTGGATTGGGCAAAGCCCAGCTCCCTTAGCCGCTCGGTTCGAGCCCGTTCCATGAATTTCAGGTAATTGACGTAATAAACGATGCCGCCGGCATCCGTGTCCTCGTAATAAACGCGACAGCGATGTGCGAACGACTGATCCCCGTTTTGCGCGCGCATACTCTAGTGCTTACTCCTCAGGTTGCCAATCCGGCTGGACAACTGTTTTTTCAATACCTGAACATATTTCCAACGCCTGAATGACGACGCCAGACACTGGGACAGCACAAACTTCAGATAAATCACCCCACATGGCAAATACCCTGTAGGAGCGAGCTTGCTCGCGAAAAACCTGAGCACGCCGCGTATAACCAGACATACCGCGTTATCGTTGACGCTTTTCGCGAGCAAGCTCGCTCCTACAGTTTTTTAATCGTCTACCGCATCAAGGAATTCGTCTACCACGGGCATCTCTCCCAATCGTGACGGAATGTTTAGCCCAAAGTGCAGATAGGCATGACGCGTCACCACCCTGCCCCGTGGCGTGCGCATGATATAGCCCTGCTGGATCAGGTAGGGCTCCAGTACATCTTCAATGGTGTGACGCTCTTCACTGATGGCAGCCGCGAGGCTGTCCACGCCCACCGGGCCGCCGTCGAACTTCTCGATCATGGTCAGCAGCAGACGCCGATCCTGGTGATCGAAGCCATGTTCGTCCACATCCAGCAGGTTCAAGGCCAGGTCCGCGACCGCCTTGGTGATATGCCCCTTGGCGCGCACCTCGGCGAAATCGCGCACGCGGCGCAGCAAGCGGTTGGCGATCCGTGGTGTGCCGCGGGCGCGTCGGGCGATTTCGAACGCGCCTTCCGGGTCCAGCGGCAAGCCGAGGATGTTCGCCGAACGGCTGACGATGGTCGCAAGGTCTGCCGTGCTGTAGAACTCCAGACGTTGAACAATACCGAAACGGTCTCGCAAAGGGTTGGTCAACATGCCCGCGCGGGTCGTGGCCCCCACCAGCGTGAACGGCGGCAGGTCAAGCTTGATCGAACGGGCCGCCGGGCCTTCGCCGATCATGATGTCGAGCTGGAAGTCCTCCATCGCCGGGTACAACACTTCTTCGACAATCGGCGACAACCGGTGGATCTCGTCGATAAACAGGACGTCGTGGGGTTCCAGATTGGTCAGCAACGCGGCCAGGTCACCGGGGCGCTCCAGCACCGGGCCGGACGTGGACTTGATCGACACGCCCATTTCCTGGGCAATGATGTTGGCCAGGGTGGTCTTGCCCAGGCCCGGCGGGCCGAAGATCAGCGTGTGATCCAGCGACTCACTGCGCCCGCGTGCGGCCTGGATGAACAGCTCCATCTGTTCGCGCACGGTGGGCTGGCCGATATAGTCGGCCAGGCTCAGGGGGCGGATGGCGCGGTCCTGGACTTCTTCACGGTCGCGCGGGCCGGTAGCCGCGATCAGACGATCAGCTTCTATCACTTAAATCATTCCCTTCAGGGCTCGGCGGATCATGTCTTCACTGCTCAGGTTTTTGTCCTTGATGGCCGATACGGCCTTGCTGGCCTCCTGGGGCTTGTAGCCCAGGGAGATCAACGCACTGACCGCATCGCTTTCGGCACTGGCGACCTGGCCTGCCGGCATATCCGGCTGGTTCGGGACCAGGGCGAACATGCTCGGCACCACTTCCCAGGCCTTGAAACGGTCCTTGAGTTCCACCAGCAAACGCTCGGCGGTTTTCTTGCCCACACCCGGCACCTTGGTCAGGGCCGAGGTGTCCTGGGCTGAAACGGCGCGTACCAGTTCATCCACTTCCAGGCTCGACATCAATGCCAGGGCCAATTTGGGCCCGACGCCATTGAGCCGAATCAGCTCGCGGAAGAAATCGCGGTCGCGCTTGCCGATGAAACCATAGAGCAGTTGCGCGTCTTCGCGCACCACTAAATGCGTGTGCAAGGTTATCGGCTCGCCGACCGACGGCAAGCGGTACAAGGTGGTCATGGGCACTTCAAGCTCATAACCCAATCCATTCACATCCAGAATCAGGTGCGGCGGCTGTTTCTCAGCCAGGGTGCCGCGCAAGCGTCCAATCACGGTTCAAATCCTTAAAGCTTGGAGGTCAGAGCAGGCCTGACCGGAAATAACGATTGCGCTGATGCTATCAGAGACGCAGGCGTCCGCCACGACTGCGTGCCGCACCCAGGCCATGGGGCAGCAGGCTGGAGCGGGTGTGGGCGTGGCAAATGGCGATGGCCAGGGCGTCGGAGGCGTCGATCTGGGGTTTGGAGGTAAGTTTGAGCATGTGCATGACCATCATCTGCACCTGCTCTTTATTGGCTCCACCTGTACCCACCACGGCCTGCTTGACCTGGGTCGCGGTGTATTCGGCGATCTCCATGCCCTCCTCGGCCCCCGCCACGATGGCCGCGCCACGCGCCTGGCCGAGCTTGAGCGCCGAATCGGCATTCTTGGCCATAAAGACTTTTTCGATGCCCATGGTTACCGGGCCGTAGGTCTGGATGACCTCCCGCACGCCGCGATAGACGATCTGCAGGCGTTCGGCCAGTTCGCCTGCGCCCGTGCGGATGCAGCCCGAGGCGACATACACGCAGCCGCGCGGGGTCTGTTGCACCACGCCAAAACCGGTGATGCGCGAACCGGGGTCGATACCTAGGATTAAAGTCATAACGCCTGCGGGTTAAATAAATACAATTTCTGAGACATCGTAGTTTCAATGTGGGAGGGGGCTTGCCCCCGATGGCGGTGGGTCAGTCACAAATGTGCCTACTGACACTCCCTCATCGGGGGCAAGCCCCCTCCCACATTTTGATTTACATTTTTTCAGCCTAGCTGTTCAGCCACGGATTCCGGGATGTCGGCGTTGGAGTACACATTCTGCACATCATCCAGGTCTTCGAGCATGTCCAGCAGCTTCAACACCTTCTGCGCACCGTCCAGGTCGAGTTCGGCGCTGGTGGTCGGCAGCATCACGATTTCCGCGTCGGTGCCCTTGAAGCCTGCGGCTTCCAGGGTATTGCGCACTGAGTAGAAGCTGGCGAATGAGGTGAACACCTCAATGGAGCCATCTTCGTTGGTGACCACATCGTCGGCGTCCGCCTCCATCGCGGCTTCCATCAGCGCGTCTTCATCCGTGCCCGGCGCAAAGGTGATCTGCCCCTTGCGCTCGAACAGGTAGGCCACCGAACCGTCGGTCCCCAGGTTGCCGCCACATTTGCTGAACGCATGGCGCACCGCTGCGGCGGTACGGTTACGGTTGTCGGTCATGCACTCGACCATCACCGCCACGCCGCCGGGGCCGTAGCCTTCGTAAGTCAGCTCGACCATGTCGTCGGTATCGGCGGCACCGGCGCCACGGGCCACGGCGCGGTCGATGATGTCGCGGCTCATGTTGGCGCCGAGCGCCTTGTCCAGCGCCAGGCGCAG harbors:
- a CDS encoding AraC family transcriptional regulator — translated: MNAHTALAALTGNYGHGDIVASHRHEEGQLVYAINGVMLVSVVGTTWVVLSGHALWVPSGQEHQIRMTGEVRMRTLLITPGAHRALTEECHVIRVSPLLRELIIAAAETPDSEPAVVRHVQIVDLIFSELDRAPRVLAHVPIPDEPRLKSLCADFIDNPSQESKLESWAVQLNMSSRTLARLFQKELGMSYGEWRKRTRLLLSMQRLACGVSILEVALEHGYQSPSAFTAMFKRTMGYTPSNCRLV
- the queE gene encoding 7-carboxy-7-deazaguanine synthase QueE, encoding MQDTLRITEVFYSLQGETRTAGLPTVFVRLTGCPLRCQYCDSAYAFSGGTVRTLDDILEQVAGYRPRYVCVTGGEPLAQPNAIPLLKQLCDAGYEVSLETSGALDISAVDPRVSRVVDLKTPDSKEAHRNRYENMDLLTANDQVKFVICSRDDYDWATSKLIQFGLERRAGEVLFSPSHHDLNARDLADWVVADNLPVRLQLQLHKYLWNDEPGR
- the ybgF gene encoding tol-pal system protein YbgF, which translates into the protein MRTCRRALTVLALSLAPLAVWAAVPVTDSNSGYNNSGSSYPPAGYGTNGAYAGGAATAAPSAQGELFNQLQRMQDQLAQQQGAIEVLQNQVNQLKQEGLERYQDLDRRIGAGVAPAATPDNSSAGGAPSAAIGGAAAGGAAAGAAATAPAASSEPGDPAKEKLYYDAAFDLIKAKDFDKASQAFTAFLRKYPNSQYAGNAQYWLGEVNLAKGDLQGAGQAFAKVSQLYPKHAKVPDSLYKLADVERRLGHTDKVKGILQQVVAQYPGTSAAQLAQRDLQRL
- the pal gene encoding peptidoglycan-associated lipoprotein Pal gives rise to the protein MEMLKFGKFAALALALSVAVGCSSKGGDNAGEGAAVDPNAGYGANTGAVDGSLSEEAALRAITTFYFEYDSSDLKPEAMRALDVHAKDLKANGARVVLEGNTDARGTREYNMALGERRAKAVQRYLVLQGVAPGQLELVSYGKERPVATGNDEQSWAQNRRVELRK
- the tolB gene encoding Tol-Pal system beta propeller repeat protein TolB yields the protein MLVVICCMAGIAAADEKNILVTSGSDRATPIAVVPFGWQGGSVLPDDMAQIVSDDLRNSGYYAPIPKGNMISQPNQASEVVFRDWKAVGAQYLMVGNITPAGGRLQITYTLFNVATEQQVLTGNVSGTAEQLRDMAHYISDQSFEKLTGIKGAFSTRLLYVTAERFSVDNTRYTLQRSDYDGARAVTLLQSREPILSPRFAPDGKRIAYVSFEQKRPRIFVQHIDTGRREQITNFEGLNGAPAWSPDGSRLAFVLSKDGNPDIYVMNMASRQLSRVTSGPGINTEPFWGKDGSTIYFTSDRGGKPQVYKANVNGGGAERVTFIGNYNANPKLSADEKTLVMIHRQDGFTNFRVAAQDLQRGTVKILTDTNLDESATVAPNGTMVIYATRQQGRGVLMLVSINGRVRLPLPTAQGEVREPSWSPYLN
- the tolA gene encoding cell envelope integrity protein TolA, whose translation is MQQQREPSASESFFWPSVWAIALHVLVFGMLFVSFAMTPDLPPAKPIVQATLYQLKSKSQATTQTNQKIAGEAQKSAARQTEVEQMEQKKVEQEAVKAAAEQKKEEAAQKAEESKKADEAKKADEAKKADEAKKSEKAAEAKKAEEKQLADIAKKKSEEEAKKAAEEEAKKKAAEEAKKKIVEDAKKKAAEDAKKKAEADEAKKKVADDAKKKAAADASKKKAQEAARKSAEEKKAQALADLLSDTPQRQQALADERGDEVAGSFDDLIRARAAEGWTRPPSARKGMTVVLQIGMLPDGTVTSVSVAKSSGDGSFDSSAVAAVKNIGRLTEMQGMKPSDFAPYRSFKMTFTPEDLAL
- the tolR gene encoding protein TolR, whose amino-acid sequence is MARARKKRKPVAEMNVVPYIDVMLVLLVIFMVTAPMLNQGVKVDLPKVSSEALPQDNNTQVLTISIKADKTYYWNLGSEVDTQKQQDKALTLPAMTDAVTKIIRSGNEGGKHTQVFIRGDKSVDYGSVMGAMGGLQKAGVGNVGLITEAP
- the tolQ gene encoding protein TolQ — its product is MEPTVVDHSSMWSLVSNASIVVQLVMLTLVAASVTSWVMIFQRSNLLRAGRRALESFEERFWSGIDLSKLYRQAGSNPDPDSGVEQIFRAGFKEFSRLRQQPGVDPEAVMEGVARAMRVAISREEEKLEQSLPFLATVGSVSPYIGLFGTVWGIMNSFRGLAQAQQATLATVAPGIAEALIATAIGLFAAIPAVIAYNRFAATSETLIGRYYTFADEFQAILHRKVHTSEE
- the ybgC gene encoding tol-pal system-associated acyl-CoA thioesterase: MRAQNGDQSFAHRCRVYYEDTDAGGIVYYVNYLKFMERARTERLRELGFAQSTLAGEDLLFVVHSSEARYHAPARLDDELLVSAEVIELNRASLRFKQQVRRATDATLLCEGQFLVACVRTNSLKPRAIPETLRAAFAAVSGAGKQSKQEI
- the ruvB gene encoding Holliday junction branch migration DNA helicase RuvB; protein product: MIEADRLIAATGPRDREEVQDRAIRPLSLADYIGQPTVREQMELFIQAARGRSESLDHTLIFGPPGLGKTTLANIIAQEMGVSIKSTSGPVLERPGDLAALLTNLEPHDVLFIDEIHRLSPIVEEVLYPAMEDFQLDIMIGEGPAARSIKLDLPPFTLVGATTRAGMLTNPLRDRFGIVQRLEFYSTADLATIVSRSANILGLPLDPEGAFEIARRARGTPRIANRLLRRVRDFAEVRAKGHITKAVADLALNLLDVDEHGFDHQDRRLLLTMIEKFDGGPVGVDSLAAAISEERHTIEDVLEPYLIQQGYIMRTPRGRVVTRHAYLHFGLNIPSRLGEMPVVDEFLDAVDD
- the ruvA gene encoding Holliday junction branch migration protein RuvA, yielding MIGRLRGTLAEKQPPHLILDVNGLGYELEVPMTTLYRLPSVGEPITLHTHLVVREDAQLLYGFIGKRDRDFFRELIRLNGVGPKLALALMSSLEVDELVRAVSAQDTSALTKVPGVGKKTAERLLVELKDRFKAWEVVPSMFALVPNQPDMPAGQVASAESDAVSALISLGYKPQEASKAVSAIKDKNLSSEDMIRRALKGMI
- the ruvC gene encoding crossover junction endodeoxyribonuclease RuvC, producing MTLILGIDPGSRITGFGVVQQTPRGCVYVASGCIRTGAGELAERLQIVYRGVREVIQTYGPVTMGIEKVFMAKNADSALKLGQARGAAIVAGAEEGMEIAEYTATQVKQAVVGTGGANKEQVQMMVMHMLKLTSKPQIDASDALAIAICHAHTRSSLLPHGLGAARSRGGRLRL
- a CDS encoding YebC/PmpR family DNA-binding transcriptional regulator; the encoded protein is MAGHSKWANIKHRKERQDAKKGKIFTKWIRELTVAARQGGGDPGSNPRLRLALDKALGANMSRDIIDRAVARGAGAADTDDMVELTYEGYGPGGVAVMVECMTDNRNRTAAAVRHAFSKCGGNLGTDGSVAYLFERKGQITFAPGTDEDALMEAAMEADADDVVTNEDGSIEVFTSFASFYSVRNTLEAAGFKGTDAEIVMLPTTSAELDLDGAQKVLKLLDMLEDLDDVQNVYSNADIPESVAEQLG